In one window of Chanodichthys erythropterus isolate Z2021 chromosome 23, ASM2448905v1, whole genome shotgun sequence DNA:
- the lztfl1 gene encoding leucine zipper transcription factor-like protein 1 isoform X1, which translates to MLDPNVNALYLILETFIFAPCHDKTLHYPAVMADFGFNEHHQNEVINYMRFARSKRALRLKTIDSCFQDLKDSRLIEETYTVDEVSDMLDGLQVLVRGEVEMELINTAHTNVLLLRQLFSQAEKFYLRLQTDISELENRELLEQVAEFEKTDFKPNSKVNQESSKPKLAPLNEGVSELLQKEISRLQEDNDKLKARLRTLESQAMSALDDKSKAERALKDLQKSQGDHQFAMCAQEIANLEGTVAAMQADFEKTLNANVASQKDLQDSLVSAKHDLLRVQEQLSLAEKELEKKFQQTAAYRNMKEILTKKNEQIKDLRKRLQRYESDE; encoded by the exons ATGCTCGATCCTAATGTTAACGCACTATATTTAATTCTAGAAACGTTTATTTTTGCTCCTTGTCACGATAAAACTCTGCATTACCCTGCTGTAATG GCCGATTTTGGGTTTAATGAGCACCATCAGAATGAGGTGATAAACTATATGCGCTTTGCCCGTTCTAAACGGGCCTTGAGACTGAAGACAATCGACTCCTGTTTCCAAGACTTGAAAGACAGTAG GCTCATAGAAGAGACTTATACGGTGGACGAGGTGTCTGACATGCTTGACGGGCTGCAGGTGCTGGTGCGTGGAGAAGTGGAGATGGAACTCATAAACACAGCTCACACTAATGTGCTTCTGCTGCGACAACTCTTTTCTCAGGCGGAGAAATTCTATCTGAGACTGCAAACAGACATTTCTGAGCTGGAGAACAG AGAGTTACTGGAGCAAGTAGCTGAGTTTGAGAAGACTGATTTCAAACCCAACAGCAAG GTAAATCAGGAGTCCAGTAAGCCAAAATTAGCACCGCTGAATGAAGGTGTTTCTGAACTACtccagaag gAGATTTCCAGACTACAAGAGGACAATGACAAATTGAAAGCTAGACTCAGAACTTTGGAATCTCAG GCTATGAGCGCTCTAGATGACAAGTCCAAAGCAGAGAGGGCCTTGAAAGACCTTCAAAAAAGTCAAGGAGATCATCAG TTTGCAATGTGTGCTCAGGAGATCGCAAATCTCGAAGGCACAGTTGCAGCAATGCAGGCTGACTTTGAAAAGACCCTGAATGCCAACGTTGCTTCTCAAAAAGACCTGCAGGACAGCCTTGTATCCGCTAAACATGACCTGCTTCGTGTCCAGGAGCAACTTTCCCTTGCTGAGAAG GAACTGGAAAAGAAATTTCAGCAGACGGCTGCATACCGCAACATGAAGGAGATTCTCACTAAAAAGAATGAACAGATTAAAGATCTGAGAAAGAGACTACAAAG GTATGAATCAGATGAGTGA
- the lztfl1 gene encoding leucine zipper transcription factor-like protein 1 isoform X2 gives MLDPNVNALYLILETFIFAPCHDKTLHYPAVMADFGFNEHHQNEVINYMRFARSKRALRLKTIDSCFQDLKDSRLIEETYTVDEVSDMLDGLQVLVRGEVEMELINTAHTNVLLLRQLFSQAEKFYLRLQTDISELENRELLEQVAEFEKTDFKPNSKVNQESSKPKLAPLNEGVSELLQKEISRLQEDNDKLKARLRTLESQAMSALDDKSKAERALKDLQKSQGDHQEIANLEGTVAAMQADFEKTLNANVASQKDLQDSLVSAKHDLLRVQEQLSLAEKELEKKFQQTAAYRNMKEILTKKNEQIKDLRKRLQRYESDE, from the exons ATGCTCGATCCTAATGTTAACGCACTATATTTAATTCTAGAAACGTTTATTTTTGCTCCTTGTCACGATAAAACTCTGCATTACCCTGCTGTAATG GCCGATTTTGGGTTTAATGAGCACCATCAGAATGAGGTGATAAACTATATGCGCTTTGCCCGTTCTAAACGGGCCTTGAGACTGAAGACAATCGACTCCTGTTTCCAAGACTTGAAAGACAGTAG GCTCATAGAAGAGACTTATACGGTGGACGAGGTGTCTGACATGCTTGACGGGCTGCAGGTGCTGGTGCGTGGAGAAGTGGAGATGGAACTCATAAACACAGCTCACACTAATGTGCTTCTGCTGCGACAACTCTTTTCTCAGGCGGAGAAATTCTATCTGAGACTGCAAACAGACATTTCTGAGCTGGAGAACAG AGAGTTACTGGAGCAAGTAGCTGAGTTTGAGAAGACTGATTTCAAACCCAACAGCAAG GTAAATCAGGAGTCCAGTAAGCCAAAATTAGCACCGCTGAATGAAGGTGTTTCTGAACTACtccagaag gAGATTTCCAGACTACAAGAGGACAATGACAAATTGAAAGCTAGACTCAGAACTTTGGAATCTCAG GCTATGAGCGCTCTAGATGACAAGTCCAAAGCAGAGAGGGCCTTGAAAGACCTTCAAAAAAGTCAAGGAGATCATCAG GAGATCGCAAATCTCGAAGGCACAGTTGCAGCAATGCAGGCTGACTTTGAAAAGACCCTGAATGCCAACGTTGCTTCTCAAAAAGACCTGCAGGACAGCCTTGTATCCGCTAAACATGACCTGCTTCGTGTCCAGGAGCAACTTTCCCTTGCTGAGAAG GAACTGGAAAAGAAATTTCAGCAGACGGCTGCATACCGCAACATGAAGGAGATTCTCACTAAAAAGAATGAACAGATTAAAGATCTGAGAAAGAGACTACAAAG GTATGAATCAGATGAGTGA